The sequence TCAATATCATATCTGTTATAAACTTTTATTGAATCAAGATTAATCTTAAGAAACTCTAATCTCTTTAGTTAAACCGTTTGATTCAGCATCAAATTCATCTTTTTACAAACATAAACTCTTAACCACTGGACCAATATCCCTCCTATAATGCATTTTATTAAATGAAATTTTTGAATTTCATCATAAACTTTCTTATATGCTTCTTCAAATGTATCAGCTTTGCAAAGTATATTTAGCACTCTGCCACCATTAGTAAGAAGCTTATCGCCATCAGCTTTAACGCCCGCATAATTTACTTTTACGTCTTTTGATAGTGTATCTAAGCCTTTTATTTCGCACCCTTTATCATATTTTGCTGGGTAGCCACCTGATGCTAATACAACATTAACAATCTTTTTATCATTAACTTCTAATTTATATTCATTAAGTCTTGCTTCACTAGTTTTGATTAACGCATCCAACAATGATGAGTCTAGCCTTTCAAGTATAACCTCAGTTTCTGGATCACCAAATCTAGTGTTAAATTCTAAAACTTTTATTCCATCTGAGTTTATCATAAGGCCTGCAAAAAGAACACCTCTGTAATCAATGCCTTCCTCTTTCAAACCTTTGATAAATGGTTTTACAAGTTCTTCTTCTATATCCTTTAAGTATGGTAGTGACATTAGGTTCGGTGAATATGAACCCATGCCTCCAGTATTTTCTCCTGTTTCGCCTTCATAGACTTTTTTATGATCCTTTGCGCTAGGAAACATTATATACTCGCCATTTGATATAAGCACATGAACAGATGTTTCGAAACCATCTATATATTCTTCGACTATTATCTTGTCATCGCCAAACTTTTTATCTAGTAATAACTCATTAAGTGCCTCGTTTATACCTTCTTCGCTTGATGCTATTATGACTCCCTTGCCTTGTGCAAGTCCATCATACTTTAGTACTACTTTATTAACTTTTGATTCATGAAGTAAGGAGTACGCATACTTCTTTGCTTCTTCGACGCTATCAGTCTCAAGATACTTCGCTGTGTCTATATTATATTTTTCCATGAACTTCTTTGAAAATGCTTTGCTCTTTTCAAACATAGCAGCTTCCTTCTTTGGCCCAAATATCTTAAGTCCTTCTGCTTCGAACTTATCGACTATACCAAAGCATAATGGATCTTCTGGACCTACTATAGTGAAGTCGATATCATTCTCTTTAGCATAATTTGCTAAGTTGTCGAAGTCCATAACAGCTAAGTCGATATTTTTGAACTCACTCTTTGTCTTGCCATTGCCAGGCGCGAATGTAATATCAACCGAACTATCTTGTTCCTTAATTTTTGAAGCAATGGCATACTCACGTCCACCGCTACCTATAATTAATATCTTCATAGCCAACTCCTTATATTTGTACAAAGCCAACTTTTTTCATTACTTTTCTTAAAGTTTTATTAGCAAGGTATCTCGCTTTATCTCTACCTTCAGCCATAAGCTTTTCAAGGCCTTCTTTATCTTGAATAACTTCATTAAAATTATATTGAAAGTCTTTTAAATCTTCGTATATAATATCTGCTAAATCCTCTTTAAACTCTTTATATCCAAGCGAGTCATACTTCTTAACTATATCTTCTGGGCTAATACCAGTGAATGAGCTATATATATTTATAAGGTTATATAGACCCTCTCTCTTTGGATCGTAAGCAAAGTTTGGCTCACTATCTGTAACGGCCTTTCTAATCTTTGAATAAATTCTGTCCTTGCTATCCATGATATAGATAAAACTGTTTTGATCTTCGTCAGACTTACTCATCTTTCTACTTGGATCTTGAAGAGACATGATTCTCTTTCCTGTCTTAGCAATGTATGCTTCAGGTACCTTAAATGTGTCTGAGTACTTACTGTTGAATCTAATTGCTAAATCTCTTGCAAGCTCCATGTGCTGAGTTTGATCTTCACCAACAGGAACTAAGTCTGTTTGATATAATAGTATGTCTCCGGCCATTAATACTGGATATGTTAATAAACCAGCATTACAGTTTTCTGGAGACTTCTTGGACTTGTCCTTATACTGAGTCATTCTATTAAGCTGACCAATATATGCTATAGTATCGAGTATCCAACCTAACATTGCATGTTCAGGTACGTGCGATTGAACAAATAATACACTTTTTTCTGGGTCAACACCACTTACCAGCATCATGGCAAATATTTCATAAGTCTTCTTCCTTAATTCCTTTGGAATCTTTGGTACGGTTATGCTGTGTAAGTCTGCAACTGCATATAAACAGTTGTAGTCATCTTGAAGTTTAGCTAAATTCTTTAAAGCTCCTAGGTAATTGCCTATGGTTAAGTCACCTGAGGGCTGTATAGCGCTAAATGCTGTTTTTCTATCCATTTTATATCTCCTTTATATCATTAAATATCGCTTTTAAATGTATTACCATCTTGAATGTTCCCACTTTCATAGCCTTTCTTGAACCACTCCACTCTTTGTTCGCTTGTTCCGTGTGTGAAGCTATCAGGAACTACTCTGCCTTGATACTTTTCTTGAAGTGTATCGTCACCTATCTTTGACGCAGCATTAATTGCTTCTTCAATATCTCCTACATCAAGTATGCCCTTGTCTTTAATGCGATTAGCAAAGACTCCTGCATAGTAGTCTGCTTGTAATTCAAGTCTTACAGAGTATTTATTGTATTCTTTTTCTGATACTTTGCCTTGCAGTGCGTGAACTTGGTCTAAGGTGCCTAATAACTTTTGTACGTGATGACCTACTTCATGTGCAAGTACATATGCCATAGCAAAATCACCCTTTGCTCCAAACTCATTCTTAAGTTGATCAAAGAAGGAAAGGTCTATGTAGATGTTCTTATCAACCGAGCAATAAAAAGGTCCAACCTGTTCAGATGCAAATCCGCAACCCGACTTGATGCCTCCATTGAAAAGAGTAAGCTCAGGTTCTTCATATTTTAGTCCGTTCTCCTTAAATACTTCATGCCACACATCTTCAGTGTCCTTTAAGACAACTGAAATGAATTCTTTGTACTCTTCTTCTCTTTCGCTTGTGATAGGTGTAACTTGTCCACTTTGTATGCCGTTGCCACTTGGACCACCAAAGATACCGTCACCAAAGACTAAGTATAAAACTAGTAAAAGTATAACTCCACCTGTACCCATCTTGAAGCCGCCAAAGTTTGGCATTGCTCCTCCTGACTGACCTCTTCTGTCGTTAACATTGGTAGATTTCTCTCTACCTCTCCACTTCATTTCATCATCCCCTATAGATTCTTAATTATATCTTCAACCTTACTTGCTACTAAATCCTCATCTATGTTCTTCATCTTTTTGTTTTCCATGATAACCTTACCGTTGATGATAGTCGTATCAACTTCACTTCCATTCATTGAGTAAACCATTGCACTAATTAAATTATTTTGTGGCTTTAAATTTGTATTATCAAGATCAATTAGTATTAAATCTGCAAGTGATCCTTCACTAATGTTTATATCCTCATCAAAAATATATTTGTATGGATTAATAGTTGCTAGCTTAAGTACTTCATCAGCGCTCATAACTTTTGGGTCAAGTGAGCGAGCTTTAGCTGCTAGTGATACTGCTCTCATCTCAGTAAACATATTTTGCATGTTATTTGAGCTTGCGCCATCAGTACCTATTGCAAGTTTTATTCCGCGCATAGACATATTTTTAATATCTGGTATACCGCTTGCTAGTTTCATATTTGAAGACACATTTAAGCTAACAAGTGCATTGTTTTTTGCTATGATGTCCATATCTTCTTCAGATAAATGAACGCAGTGAGCTAGTATTGTCTTTTGATCAAACATACCAAGCTCCTTAAATAACTTTATAGGACTCTTCTTGTATTCTTTATATGAATTATTAACTTCAGTAATAGTTTCATTAGCATGTGTGTGAATGATTAAGTCTAATTCTTTTGCAAGATCTATACAGCTCTTTAGATATTCTGGCCCTGTTGTGTATATAGCATGAGGAGCTATTGCAAGTCTTAATAAGCCATCTTTTTGATGATACTTTTCATACATGTCACGTATATTTGCTTCTCTTTCTTTTTTAACAGCATCATTTGTCATACCTCTTGCGATAAGTCCTCTCATGCCAATCTCATTTGCAGCATCAAAGACTCTTTCACAGAACATATACATGTCGTTAAAGGCAGTGGTACCTGTCTTTACAAGTTCTATAAAGGTTAAAAGGCTCGCCCAGTAAATATCTTCGGCTGTAAGCTTTGACTCGAGCGGCCATATTTTATTTTGTAGCCAATCCATAAGCTCCATATCGTCTGCGTAATTTCTGAAAACGCTCATTGCTATATGGTTATGCGTGTTAAATAGTCCCGGCATTAATAATTTATCAGTCCCGTCTATTATATATGCGCCAGAGTCATCTATGTTATCAGCAATCTTTTTAACTCTATTGCCATCAATTAAAACATCACAAGGACCTTTTACTATCGATTCTTCTACATCAATATACTTAGTATTTTTAATTAGTATCATCTTAACCTCCTATATGTGAAATTTTCTTTCGTATATACAACAAGTGGCACTATAACTAAACAAGCTGTTATGCTTAATAGTGACGCAACTAAGTTAACTTTAAGCACTCTATCGATATTGTATATGTGCACTATATTTGATAAAATAAGCGCTATTATATAGCTTGACACCTTGGCTATGAGTAAAGAAACAAGTAGAGAGAATATGTAAGATATACCAAACTTTACATGACTGAGGTATCCTATAGCATAGCCAAAACTAATTTCTATAAATAGCATAAGTGTTTTTATATCAAGGTTTAAATTTTTCTATATAATAAATTTAGTATAAAATAAGTATAACGCTAGGAAACGAGAATTTTATATCTAGTGTAAATACAGCTATATATAAATAACAGTATTGCTAGATATCGTTAAAGCCTTTGTCCAGCTTGAGTAACGCAAAATTCATGGCTAGACTTAGGGCTATAAGGACTACACTTATCATTATATCTAAAGCATTATCTTTAATAAATTTCATTATGATCTTTCCTTAATTCATTAATATTTTCGTTGTAATATTCTTTCTATCGATATTAAATTCTTTTATTATCTCTTCAAGTTTTCATCGTTCTTTACTTCAATTTCAAGATAAGGCCTGTCAAAAGTTTCTTTGTCAAATTCATCAAAATCAAAGCGAGCACCCTTATATAGATATGAGTCTCTTTATAGTCCACTTTTCAGGAATAATTCCAAGCATTTCGAAAATTTCTAAGATTGCGTCCTTATCTTTAATCTCACTGTAATCTCCTTTGAGTTACGTAGCCCACCGCTATCCTTTCCTCTTATCTTATATGTCAAGTAAAAGTCTTCTTATTATCTTTATCCACTTCTCTTAGTCTTAATAGAGATTTTAATAAATTTGTCTTAGAATCTATATCGCATTTCAGTATATAATTAACTTGCTTTTCTTCACCTAAATATTGTGCACCCTTAGATGAAAGTTCTCCTTTTAAAGCATCTAAGTCAAGATTAAAAACCTTGACTTCTTTTTCTCTTTCAATCATTATTTTATTACTAGACTCGCTAGTTTTTCATCTATGATTACAGTAACGTCTTGATGCAAGTTTAGTAGTGAAACAGGAACCTTAGATGATATCTTTTAGAATTTAAAAGATAATCTATGGCAAAACTCTTTTGTGAGCCGCTTGCAATCAAAACTATCTTCTTCGCTTTGAATATAGATCCAACACCCATTGTTATGGCAAACTTAGGAACATCATCGATGTCATCAAAGAATCTTGAGTTTGCAACTCTTGTTGATTCTGAAAGTTCTTGCACATATGTTACAGCGCTTAAGTCATCACCTGGCTCATTGAAGCCAATGTGGCCATTTTTGCCAACGCCTAAAACTTGTAAGTCAATCTCATAATGCGATAGCATCTCTTCGTATTCTTTAGCTGCCTTATCTAACTCATGATTTTCTGCATGAGGTATGTGTGTGTTCTTTTTATCAATATTGATATGGTTGAAAAGGTTCTCGTTCATAAAGTAGTAATAACTAGCTGGGTGATCCTTCTTTAGTCCAACGTACTCATCTAGATTAAAAGTTATTACATCTTTAAAGTCAATTGTTCCTTCTTTATTTGCTTTTATAAGTTCTTTATACATGCCAATAGGGCTTGATCCTGTTGCCAAACCTAATACACTGTCATGCTTTTCTTGAATTTGTTTAATAAATATTTGAGCAGCTTCTCTACTCATTTCGTCGTAATCTTTGCATACTATAACTTTCATGCTAACACCTCTCTATTAATTTAAGTTTAAAATTTAAGTAGTCACTTGATACCAATGAGTAGTCTATGCCCTCTATCAAGCCTTCTCGTCTGTACCTATGGCCCCCCGCATGCAAGTGGCCATATATACATTTATATACATTGTGTTCTTTCATCAAATCGTGAAACTGATTTGGCTTTAAGTCCATGTTAAATGGCGGGTAGTGAAGCATCACTATAATCTTCTTTGTCTTGTCCGCCTTTTCAAGTGACAATGATAACCTAATAAGCTCTCTATCTGTTATCTTCTTATCGTTCTCTTCGTCATACTTATAGTTATCCTCTTGCATCCAGCCTCTTGTTGCGCAGATTGTAAAGTCTTTATAAGTATACGCATCGTTTTGTAAAAAGTATATGGATTTAAATCCAAAACCATTCATCTTAGATATGCTTGTCCACCAATAATCATGATTACCCTTACTGATAAGCTTCTTGCCAGGCAATTCATCTATAAATTTTAAATCATCTATAGCCTCAGTAAATCGCATAGCCCATGAAGTATCACCTGGCAGCAAAACTAAGTCGTCTTCTTTGACATTCTCAAGCCAGCTTGCCTTAATCTTTTGATCATGGTTTTGCCAGTTGCCACCGAAGATACTCATAGGTTTTAAATCTGTTGAATCTAAATGTAAATCGCCTATAGCATAAATCATTTTTTCACCTCTATAACTGTATATAATTATAACACAGATTAAGCTCTGAGAGAACACTTTTTTCGTCTTTACTGCTTGTAAATAATAATACTTGCTTTTCTTTTGCTAAAGAGACAAATACCTTTAACGCGTTCTTCATTCTTGACTCATCAAAGAAGACAAGGTTTTCATCAAAGATAAGCGCTGACTTTATACCTAGAGCGTCGACTAAGGCAAGTCTTAGGCTTAGGTATGACATGGATAAGACTTGTCTACTAAGGTTTTCTTCCTCATAAACCATATTCGTATTTTTGTCTTTAAGCATTATCTTGAAGCTCTCATCTAACATAAAGAATTCATACTTATCTGATGAAAACAGATCTAAGTATTTATTCGCTTCTTTTATTATCTTTGGCATGTAGCTTGTATTAATCTCGGATATTAAACTAGAAAGTATTTCGCTTGCACAACTTAGTGCGCTCTTTCTTCTATAGAGCTCCTTCATCCTATTCTCTAGCTCATCACGTCTTAGGCTAAGCTCGTATGTTCTTTGTAAAAGAGCGTCATTGTAGTTAAGCTTTGTTTCTAATTCCTTTAGCTCTAAGTCTAATTTTCTTATCTCTTCATCAGCCTTTCTTATAGAGTAGCCTTTAAACTTTTCATACAAAGTGCCTTTAGTTTTTGCTAAATAATCAAGGACCTTCTCTTCACTTAGTTCATCAAAATTCTTTTCGCTATATGTTTTAAAAGTTCATCAAAACTTTGTAAATAGTTTTGGCTCATCTCTTGATCTTTGCTTAGTATATTCACTAATGAAATCATCATCACTAATAATATTATATTTATCTAAAATAGCTTTTTATCAATAATTAATTTTCTCTAAGCTTATCACTTTTCTTTGCTTTATCAAAATAAAACTTATAGCAAAATTATAAGAAATGCAGCTCCAATATTAAAAGCAATTCCACTTGATTTAATAAAATAATATATAAAACTAATTACACTTACTAAAAGAAATGCATATGATAATTTTTGTGCATTTTTCTAGACTCAATATTATTTATTGAATCAATTTTACTATTAAATTCAAGAAATTCTTCATAGTCGTCACTAGCAATGTTTTTATCATTTTTAAAAATCTTTCTTTTGCTTTTAAGCTCTTCTGCCTTTAATAAATTCTCTTTTCGTAATAAGACTTCGCACTCTTGTATTCATTTAAAACTCTTTTCTCATATCTTGCGCTGCATCTTTTTCTTGTTAAGATAGTTCTTTTTATCCAGCATGTCTATAGTATTTTCTTGTGACGCATATAAGTTTGCTAAATCTCTATCTAGGCTTGCAATCTCATTTTTCAGTCTATAAAGCTCTTTAGTCTTTGCATTCTCTGTACCAATCATTGCAATTTCATTATCAATATTGCTTTTTGCCTCACTTAAGTTGTACTCAGCTTCATCATTAGTCTTTAGCTTAAGCAAGAGCTCCCTTATATCGTCAAAGTCATCAAAGTATAGATCTTTCGACTGACTGATATATGTGCTCTCTGTAAAAACATTCCTTGAAAAACCTAATAAGATCTCACCTATAGACTTGTTAGACTTTGCACTTTCTCTTTTAATATCTTCAGTGATATCAAGACCGTTCTTACTTACAAAGTATGTGTCATTAATAAAGTCTCTATATATCTCATAAGTTATGCCGCTTTTTATAAATGTCATTTTGCCACTATACTCATTTTTGTTTATGGGTTTATATCTTAGGTAGTCTTTAATCTTAAGCTTTCTCTTTGTATTTGCCTTATTGACACCAAAGAGCATAAAGGAGATAAAGGCGTGTATAGTAGACTTTCCACTCTCATTTAGCCCATAGATAAGGTTAAATGATTCGTCAAAGTCTATGTGGTAATTATTAAATTTGCCAAAATTAATTATATCAAGGCTCTTAATCTTCATAGTAATTCTCCGTGCTTTGCATTGCTTTAAGTGCTATCTTGATTGCTTCTTTTCTAATATCTTCCGGATAAGCCTCTGCCTTCTTTACTATCTTTTGATATATCTCATCTGATATATTGCTTATCTCGCTTAAGTCATTAATTACTTCAAGATAGTAGAATTTACCTTTAATAAGACTTAATATCCTGTTTATATTTAAATCTGATTGTATGGTGCCCTTAAGATTGATTCTGTAAAAATTTTTATCTTTATCTGTGATTGCTTCAAACTTCCCTAATATATCTTCAAAGTCATCTTCTTTATTGATAAATATATCTTTTATAATAAATTCTCTTTGTGCAAATGAAACAAAGTTTACACTTCCTTGGATTATATCAACTTCATAAAAACCATGCTCTCCAAGCTCTTTAAAGTCAAGAGGCTCTAGTGATCCACTGTAGTATGCCCCATCCAAAACTTTACCCTTCTTGTGTATGTGTCCTAAGGCTATGTAGTTGAAGCCAGAGTACACAAGTGGACTTATATCAACTTTATACTTGCCATCATTTATATCTCCATGAAGGGCTGCTATGTTATACTTATTATGATCTAGCTCTACTCTTTTAATCGCAAAAGCACTCTCTTGATCACTTAACCAAGAAGCTCCATATACGCAAACATTCTCACCTATATCCACGCGCTCAAGCGTATCCGTTTTGAATACGTAAAGGTTCTCAGTAAAATTACTAAATAAGTAATCATCAGTGTAGTAATCGTGGTTACCGCAGGATAAAACAATTTTCCCGTAGTAGCTGTCAATGATCTTCATTAGATGCTTAGTCTCTGTATATGTAAGTGCATCTCTTTCAAAGAAGTCGCCACTAATAATAATTAAATCGATTTTATTGTCATTGGCATAATTAATAAGCCTTTCAAATGTTATGAAAAGCTCGTTTTTTCTCTCATCAGATCTTGCTCCTAGCGTCTTATTTTTGTATTTAAAACCCAAATGCAAATCTGCTGTGTGAATAAATTTATTAATATACATAGCTGTACCTTATTATATCAGTCTCTGACATAATCTTTTAATTACGGAGAAATCAAAGTTAAGTGTGTCTTTTTTCTTAAAGATGGAAAAGCTACTTGCTATCTTAAACGAAGTCTCTAAGTCATACTTTCTTTCAAAAGCTATGGCAAGTCCAAGAAGCGCCATGTTCTTGTCAATGTGCACATTAATCTTCTTGTCATAATCAAATAAGTAGTAGCAATCCTTTGTAAAAATAATCAAATTGTCATTAAATTTAAGAAGTATAATTCTGTCTTTGTCTATAGCCATAAACTTAACAACACTAACTACGTCATCAAGTGTCGTAAGTCTTAAGTTAAGTATGTCACTAAGGTCCTTGTAATCCATGGACATAGCGAAGACGTTCGAGTCCATACATAGCTTCATAGTACCCTTTGAACTAGAAACAAAAAGTTTCTTCATATATCTATTCGCTACATTGATTAGTCCTTGATAGAAGTCAGGGCTAATATTGTTATCAAAGTCTTCCATAAGAAGTGTTACTCTTGTATCGTAGATGATCTCATCAAACTTATCTATGAAGTTAAGTTCATCATCCCTAGTTATGCGAGGAGCATTTTCAATAATTCTTGTTGTACGTGCTGCTTCTTTTATATCGATAAGTGACCTTGCTTCGTCCTTAATGTTAACTAAGTAGTAATCAGAAAGATACTTCTCCAAATAGTTCCTATACTTCATAGCTGCATATCCACCTGCGAATGAAAGCACCTTGTAGTCCTCTTTTAAACTGTGAAAGATTTCACTTGCAAGATAGCTCGAACCATAAAAGGAGTCACTCATTACATCTGCAGTGTTCTTCGATGCAAGATAAAGCTTATCTAAGCTCAAGGCTTTATATTTAATCAAGTCAGTGTTAAGTAATAAAATCATCTCTCTACCTCCTCTGCTACTTATATTATACACTATATTCATAAATATTTCTTCTAAAATTATAAAAAAAGCTTTATTTATGCTATTATTTAGTATATAATATAGCCGAGGTGATTAATTTGTCGAAGAAATTATTCTCTTTTTTATTGCTCATTTGTATAATGCTTACAAGTGCAAATGTATATGCAAGTGATAAAACAGATGAGGGTGACGATACTAATAAGAATGCAAGCTTCTCATTCAATTATGATCTTGCAATAAAAAATGTCAATATAGTTAATCCAGCAAGAAACGAAATTTTATATAAATATAACATCGCTATTAGTGGAGGAAAAATTAAAGTAATCACTAAGGGTGATGTAAAGGCAAACAGAGTTATAGATGGTGAAGGTGCAATGCTACTTAGAGAGTTTATAGACCTTGATAGTACTAATGCATCTCGCGAGCTTGACCTTCTTAAAACTGCTGATGGTATTGGTAAGAGTGTAAGAGCTAACACTGCCGACATAGATGAGTGGTCTAAGTCTGTAGAAAATCTTTTAACAACTAACGACTATCTATCAATCACTGACTCTGAAAGCATTAAAAATGCCATACTTAAAGAAAGAGAGATGAAGTATGACGATGCAGCCATCAAAGATATAGTTAGCGCTATATTAAAAGAAAAGGAAGCAAAGTCTGCGGGAGTTAAAATATCAATCGAAGAAGCTAACGATCTTAACCTTCTTATCAACACTATGAAGGCTGTTAATGATGAAAATTTTGTCTTCTACATCAAGCTTAGCAAGGTTAAACATGACAATATAATTCAAACTATAAATCAAATTACAGAAATTATAAAAATAGTAAGAACAATTTTATTTTATGCGATATGAATGACTTTGCAGGTCCTGATAAGGTCTCTGCAATAGATAGCTTAATTAGTAAATATAATCAAGAGAATGAAAATCTCTACTACACATTTAATCCATTTAAGTACATTGTTTTAACTAATTATAAGGACAAGCTTGATATAGTTAAAAATACAACAACAATATATCTAAACTTCAACTTGCAAGTTCGAATAAATTCTACCAAATTCACCAGTACAAAGATATACTTACGACTACTGAAGACGTTATTGTACACGACGCACTTAGCGACTCTGACATCGCTGCTATGATAAAGTCAAAGTACTCACTAATTGCAAGCAATCCAAATCTTGCTAACACGTCAAACAAAATTTATCCACCTAACATTAACTCTTTTCTTGAGTATATCAGACTTGCAAAAGATTTGGGCCTTGATACTATCGAGATAGCTAATAAACTAAGCTACCTTCCATACAAGGTTCTAAATTTGGATAGATATATGAACGCTTCAACTATAGAAGTAGGACAAAGTGCATCATTTTTAACAATAAACTCTAAAAATATTAGTATAAATTCAAACTTACAAAGTGTAAAGCCAAGTTTAGGCGTAAAATACTTAGTACACAACGGCATCGTTACTTATAACCATGGACAACACAATCAAAAGGACGCTAAGTCTTTTATAATTAATACTATGGAAAGAAATGACGATGTTAAGAACTTCCATATAAGTTACGAGAGCGATATGTCT comes from Fenollaria sporofastidiosus and encodes:
- the purD gene encoding phosphoribosylamine--glycine ligase; the encoded protein is MKILIIGSGGREYAIASKIKEQDSSVDITFAPGNGKTKSEFKNIDLAVMDFDNLANYAKENDIDFTIVGPEDPLCFGIVDKFEAEGLKIFGPKKEAAMFEKSKAFSKKFMEKYNIDTAKYLETDSVEEAKKYAYSLLHESKVNKVVLKYDGLAQGKGVIIASSEEGINEALNELLLDKKFGDDKIIVEEYIDGFETSVHVLISNGEYIMFPSAKDHKKVYEGETGENTGGMGSYSPNLMSLPYLKDIEEELVKPFIKGLKEEGIDYRGVLFAGLMINSDGIKVLEFNTRFGDPETEVILERLDSSLLDALIKTSEARLNEYKLEVNDKKIVNVVLASGGYPAKYDKGCEIKGLDTLSKDVKVNYAGVKADGDKLLTNGGRVLNILCKADTFEEAYKKVYDEIQKFHLIKCIIGGILVQWLRVYVCKKMNLMLNQTV
- the trpS gene encoding tryptophan--tRNA ligase; the encoded protein is MDRKTAFSAIQPSGDLTIGNYLGALKNLAKLQDDYNCLYAVADLHSITVPKIPKELRKKTYEIFAMMLVSGVDPEKSVLFVQSHVPEHAMLGWILDTIAYIGQLNRMTQYKDKSKKSPENCNAGLLTYPVLMAGDILLYQTDLVPVGEDQTQHMELARDLAIRFNSKYSDTFKVPEAYIAKTGKRIMSLQDPSRKMSKSDEDQNSFIYIMDSKDRIYSKIRKAVTDSEPNFAYDPKREGLYNLINIYSSFTGISPEDIVKKYDSLGYKEFKEDLADIIYEDLKDFQYNFNEVIQDKEGLEKLMAEGRDKARYLANKTLRKVMKKVGFVQI
- the ypfJ gene encoding KPN_02809 family neutral zinc metallopeptidase: MKWRGREKSTNVNDRRGQSGGAMPNFGGFKMGTGGVILLLVLYLVFGDGIFGGPSGNGIQSGQVTPITSEREEEYKEFISVVLKDTEDVWHEVFKENGLKYEEPELTLFNGGIKSGCGFASEQVGPFYCSVDKNIYIDLSFFDQLKNEFGAKGDFAMAYVLAHEVGHHVQKLLGTLDQVHALQGKVSEKEYNKYSVRLELQADYYAGVFANRIKDKGILDVGDIEEAINAASKIGDDTLQEKYQGRVVPDSFTHGTSEQRVEWFKKGYESGNIQDGNTFKSDI
- a CDS encoding amidohydrolase — protein: MILIKNTKYIDVEESIVKGPCDVLIDGNRVKKIADNIDDSGAYIIDGTDKLLMPGLFNTHNHIAMSVFRNYADDMELMDWLQNKIWPLESKLTAEDIYWASLLTFIELVKTGTTAFNDMYMFCERVFDAANEIGMRGLIARGMTNDAVKKEREANIRDMYEKYHQKDGLLRLAIAPHAIYTTGPEYLKSCIDLAKELDLIIHTHANETITEVNNSYKEYKKSPIKLFKELGMFDQKTILAHCVHLSEEDMDIIAKNNALVSLNVSSNMKLASGIPDIKNMSMRGIKLAIGTDGASSNNMQNMFTEMRAVSLAAKARSLDPKVMSADEVLKLATINPYKYIFDEDINISEGSLADLILIDLDNTNLKPQNNLISAMVYSMNGSEVDTTIINGKVIMENKKMKNIDEDLVASKVEDIIKNL
- a CDS encoding metallophosphoesterase: MIYAIGDLHLDSTDLKPMSIFGGNWQNHDQKIKASWLENVKEDDLVLLPGDTSWAMRFTEAIDDLKFIDELPGKKLISKGNHDYWWTSISKMNGFGFKSIYFLQNDAYTYKDFTICATRGWMQEDNYKYDEENDKKITDRELIRLSLSLEKADKTKKIIVMLHYPPFNMDLKPNQFHDLMKEHNVYKCIYGHLHAGGHRYRREGLIEGIDYSLVSSDYLNFKLKLIERC
- a CDS encoding ATP-binding protein, which translates into the protein MYEKFKGYSIRKADEEIRKLDLELKELETKLNYNDALLQRTYELSLRRDELENRMKELYRRKSALSCASEILSSLISEINTSYMPKIIKEANKYLDLFSSDKYEFFMLDESFKIMLKDKNTNMVYEEENLSRQVLSMSYLSLRLALVDALGIKSALIFDENLVFFDESRMKNALKVFVSLAKEKQVLLFTSSKDEKSVLSELNLCYNYIQL
- a CDS encoding AAA family ATPase, translated to MKIKSLDIINFGKFNNYHIDFDESFNLIYGLNESGKSTIHAFISFMLFGVNKANTKRKLKIKDYLRYKPINKNEYSGKMTFIKSGITYEIYRDFINDTYFVSKNGLDITEDIKRESAKSNKSIGEILLGFSRNVFTESTYISQSKDLYFDDFDDIRELLLKLKTNDEAEYNLSEAKSNIDNEIAMIGTENAKTKELYRLKNEIASLDRDLANLYASQENTIDMLDKKNYLNKKKMQRKI
- a CDS encoding metallophosphoesterase family protein, which produces MYINKFIHTADLHLGFKYKNKTLGARSDERKNELFITFERLINYANDNKIDLIIISGDFFERDALTYTETKHLMKIIDSYYGKIVLSCGNHDYYTDDYLFSNFTENLYVFKTDTLERVDIGENVCVYGASWLSDQESAFAIKRVELDHNKYNIAALHGDINDGKYKVDISPLVYSGFNYIALGHIHKKGKVLDGAYYSGSLEPLDFKELGEHGFYEVDIIQGSVNFVSFAQREFIIKDIFINKEDDFEDILGKFEAITDKDKNFYRINLKGTIQSDLNINRILSLIKGKFYYLEVINDLSEISNISDEIYQKIVKKAEAYPEDIRKEAIKIALKAMQSTENYYED